From a single Bryobacter aggregatus MPL3 genomic region:
- the gcvP gene encoding aminomethyl-transferring glycine dehydrogenase, whose amino-acid sequence MRPDSPATTFARRHIGPSPREIDAMLATVGATSLEDLIAQTVPGTIRQKSPLAFGEALSETAVIARMREIASKNQVFTSLIGTGYHGTLLPYVIQRNLLENPAWYTAYTPYQPEISQGRLEALLNFQTMICDLTGLDVANASLLDEGTAAAEAMALAQRVAKNPSTSFFIDQDVHPQTLAVIETRAEALGWSTIVGNPATELHAADVFGAIFQYPGSEGAVVDYRDAVAALHTKGAIAVFAADPLALTLLTPPGELGADIAIGSTQRFGVPMGYGGPHAAYMAVKDAHKRSMPGRLVGVSIDAKGNSAYRLALQTREQHIRREKATSNICTAQVLLAVIASMYAVYHGPEGLKWIALEVARKTALLAAGLRKLGFEIGNTSFFDTLSVAVGARQNEIVTRGLAEKLNFRLLDGKLGITLDETTTDSVLEAIWRAFGGNLRVSEVEAPASGLPAALARTSEYLTHPVFHRYRTETELLRYMRKLSDRDLALDRAMIPLGSCTMKLNATAEMMPVTWPEFGSLHPFAPLDQAAGYTEMFEDLKAKLCAVTGYDAVSLQPNSGAQGEYAGLLAIRGYHRSRGDQHRTVCLIPASAHGTNPASAHMVGMEVVVVACDAGGNVDVADLRAKAEQHSAKLAALMVTYPSTHGVFEESIREICEIVHAHGGQVYLDGANLNAQVGISRPGDYGADVSHLNLHKTFCIPHGGGGPGMGPIGVKAHLTPFLPGHPFLDGGQAPVGPVSAAPFGSSSILPISYVYILLMGGEGLQKATEVAILNANYIASRLSDSFPVLYRNHNGRVAHECIVDPRSLKNSSGVTVDDIAKRLIDYGFHAPTMSFPVAGTLMIEPTESEGKGELDRFCDAMIAIRREIAEVEAGKWPIAESPLRFAPHTVHDLVVAEWPRKYSREEGCFPEGTARVDKYWSPVSRIDNVYGDRNLVCSCPPLEEYASASK is encoded by the coding sequence TTGCGCCCAGACTCGCCCGCCACTACCTTTGCCCGCCGGCACATCGGCCCTTCCCCTCGTGAAATTGATGCGATGCTTGCCACCGTTGGGGCGACTTCGCTCGAAGACCTCATCGCGCAAACGGTCCCAGGTACGATTCGTCAGAAATCTCCGCTCGCCTTTGGCGAGGCGTTGAGCGAGACGGCGGTGATTGCTCGCATGCGTGAGATCGCAAGCAAGAACCAGGTCTTCACCTCGCTCATTGGCACCGGCTATCACGGTACGCTTTTGCCCTATGTCATCCAGCGCAATCTTCTCGAGAACCCCGCCTGGTATACCGCCTACACGCCGTATCAACCTGAGATCAGCCAGGGCCGGCTGGAGGCGCTGCTGAACTTCCAGACCATGATCTGCGACTTGACGGGGCTCGATGTGGCGAACGCTTCACTGCTTGACGAAGGCACTGCTGCCGCTGAGGCGATGGCGCTCGCGCAACGGGTGGCGAAGAATCCCTCGACCAGCTTTTTTATCGATCAGGATGTCCATCCTCAAACGCTCGCTGTGATCGAGACTCGTGCGGAAGCACTTGGCTGGAGTACCATTGTGGGCAATCCGGCAACCGAGCTGCACGCAGCCGATGTGTTTGGTGCGATCTTTCAGTATCCCGGCAGTGAGGGCGCGGTTGTCGACTATCGCGATGCTGTGGCTGCCCTGCATACGAAGGGTGCGATTGCGGTGTTTGCCGCTGATCCCTTGGCGCTCACGCTGCTGACGCCGCCTGGTGAATTGGGCGCGGATATCGCGATTGGTTCGACACAACGCTTTGGGGTTCCGATGGGTTATGGTGGGCCGCACGCCGCCTATATGGCAGTAAAGGATGCCCATAAACGATCGATGCCGGGCCGGCTGGTGGGCGTGTCGATCGATGCAAAAGGCAACTCCGCCTATCGCCTGGCCCTGCAGACCCGTGAGCAACACATCCGCCGTGAAAAGGCGACTTCGAACATCTGTACGGCGCAGGTGCTGCTGGCTGTTATCGCTTCAATGTATGCCGTTTATCATGGGCCCGAGGGGCTGAAGTGGATTGCGCTTGAAGTGGCCCGGAAGACGGCGCTGCTTGCCGCGGGCTTGCGCAAGCTGGGTTTCGAGATTGGGAACACGAGCTTCTTCGATACGCTGAGTGTGGCTGTTGGGGCGCGGCAGAACGAGATTGTGACGCGTGGACTTGCTGAGAAGTTGAACTTCCGGTTGCTCGACGGCAAGCTTGGAATCACGCTCGATGAGACGACTACGGACTCCGTTCTCGAAGCGATCTGGCGTGCCTTCGGTGGCAATCTGAGGGTGTCTGAGGTGGAGGCGCCTGCCTCGGGCTTGCCTGCTGCTCTGGCGCGGACCAGCGAATATCTCACCCATCCTGTTTTCCATCGCTATCGCACGGAAACCGAATTGCTGCGCTACATGCGTAAGCTGAGCGATCGGGATCTGGCGCTCGACCGTGCCATGATCCCACTCGGCTCCTGCACGATGAAGTTGAATGCGACGGCCGAGATGATGCCGGTCACCTGGCCGGAGTTCGGCAGCCTGCATCCCTTTGCCCCGCTCGACCAAGCGGCCGGGTATACGGAGATGTTTGAGGATCTAAAAGCGAAGCTCTGTGCAGTGACGGGTTATGATGCCGTTTCGCTGCAGCCGAATTCGGGTGCGCAGGGCGAGTACGCGGGTTTGCTTGCCATTCGGGGGTACCATCGGAGCCGGGGCGATCAGCATCGCACGGTCTGCCTCATCCCGGCTTCCGCGCATGGCACGAATCCGGCGTCGGCGCACATGGTTGGCATGGAGGTTGTGGTTGTCGCTTGTGATGCGGGTGGCAATGTGGATGTTGCGGATCTGCGCGCGAAAGCAGAGCAACACTCGGCGAAGCTGGCTGCGCTGATGGTCACTTATCCTTCGACGCATGGCGTGTTTGAGGAGAGTATCCGCGAGATTTGTGAGATTGTGCACGCGCACGGTGGACAGGTTTATCTTGATGGCGCGAATCTCAATGCGCAGGTCGGGATTTCACGTCCGGGGGATTATGGCGCCGATGTTTCGCACTTGAACCTCCACAAGACCTTCTGCATTCCGCATGGTGGGGGTGGGCCGGGAATGGGTCCGATTGGGGTGAAAGCTCACCTCACGCCGTTTCTGCCGGGGCATCCATTCCTCGATGGCGGCCAGGCGCCGGTTGGGCCTGTTTCTGCCGCGCCTTTCGGTTCCTCCTCAATCCTGCCGATTTCGTACGTTTACATTCTGTTGATGGGCGGCGAGGGTTTGCAGAAGGCGACGGAAGTCGCGATCCTGAATGCGAACTATATTGCCTCGCGGCTGTCGGATTCGTTTCCGGTGCTGTACCGCAATCACAATGGGCGCGTCGCACATGAGTGTATTGTTGATCCCCGTTCGCTGAAGAACAGCAGTGGCGTCACTGTCGACGATATCGCCAAACGCTTGATCGATTATGGCTTCCATGCCCCGACGATGAGCTTTCCGGTGGCAGGAACGCTCATGATTGAGCCGACCGAATCGGAGGGCAAGGGGGAACTCGACCGCTTCTGCGATGCGATGATCGCGATTCGCCGCGAGATCGCCGAAGTCGAAGCAGGGAAGTGGCCGATTGCGGAATCGCCGCTGCGCTTTGCCCCGCATACTGTCCATGATTTGGTGGTTGCGGAATGGCCCCGGAAGTATTCGCGGGAAGAAGGTTGTTTCCCGGAAGGAACCGCGCGCGTGGACAAATACTGGAGCCCCGTTAGCCGCATCGACAACGTGTACGGCGATCGCAATCTGGTTTGCAGTTGCCCGCCGCTCGAGGAGTACGCCTCCGCCTCGAAGTAG
- a CDS encoding proton-conducting transporter membrane subunit produces MTLEDYALCLVLAVPGLLFLGFGALWLLGWTPREKVLIRCTQMGMITMACSIGLLCGIHLNGPSVAETVPLGTWFRVENYSFPLVLVVDRLSLAMSGLTVILLGLIASFSRRYLHRDAGFFRFFLSLYMFGLGALLVFFAGSFDLVIGGWELVGLSSVLLIGYFRERSGPAEAGLKVFAIYRFCDIGLLLGVFALYQIAHTASYAGLLAKGHLEHAWIPAALLLFAAMGKSAQVPFSGWLPLAMEGPTPSSAIFYGAISVHLGAYLLLRAQPLLDQAPWVGVAAVCIGAVTALHGTLVGRASADAKSAIGYAALTQLGLIFVEIGLGFYNVALLHIIGHSVVRTFEFLRAPSMLHEHHQMHAAAGGHLSKTGEFYEKYLPESLRLWLYRWAVDRAHMDHLLQRFAVVPLYAIAGFFHLVEARWIAGDGKPETVVRSAGVIRGIDA; encoded by the coding sequence ATGACCTTAGAAGACTACGCACTCTGCCTTGTTCTTGCGGTTCCAGGATTGTTGTTCCTCGGCTTTGGCGCCCTATGGTTGCTTGGCTGGACACCGCGGGAAAAGGTTCTGATCCGCTGCACGCAGATGGGAATGATCACGATGGCGTGCAGCATTGGTTTGCTCTGCGGGATCCATCTGAATGGCCCTTCCGTCGCTGAGACCGTCCCGCTTGGAACGTGGTTTCGCGTTGAAAATTACTCGTTTCCGCTTGTGTTAGTGGTTGACCGTCTGTCGCTGGCGATGTCGGGATTGACCGTGATTCTGCTGGGCCTGATCGCTTCGTTCTCCAGGCGCTATCTGCATCGAGACGCCGGCTTCTTTCGCTTCTTCCTCTCGCTCTACATGTTCGGGCTGGGGGCCTTGCTGGTTTTCTTTGCGGGGTCCTTTGATCTGGTGATTGGCGGGTGGGAATTGGTGGGATTATCGTCGGTCTTGTTGATCGGTTATTTCCGAGAACGTAGTGGTCCGGCGGAGGCCGGGTTGAAGGTCTTTGCGATCTATCGTTTCTGCGATATTGGCTTGCTGCTTGGTGTGTTTGCTTTGTATCAGATCGCGCATACGGCCAGCTATGCGGGCCTTCTCGCAAAAGGTCATTTGGAGCATGCCTGGATTCCTGCCGCACTGTTGTTGTTTGCGGCAATGGGCAAGAGCGCCCAGGTGCCGTTTAGCGGTTGGCTTCCTCTCGCGATGGAAGGCCCCACGCCTTCGAGCGCGATCTTCTATGGTGCGATCTCCGTTCATCTGGGCGCATATCTTTTGTTGCGTGCGCAACCTTTGCTCGATCAAGCTCCGTGGGTCGGAGTGGCTGCGGTGTGCATTGGAGCCGTGACGGCGCTGCATGGCACCCTGGTGGGCCGTGCGTCGGCGGATGCGAAATCGGCCATCGGCTATGCAGCGTTAACTCAACTCGGCTTGATCTTTGTCGAGATTGGCTTGGGCTTCTACAATGTCGCCTTGCTGCATATCATCGGCCATTCGGTGGTGCGTACCTTTGAGTTCCTGCGTGCCCCGTCGATGCTTCATGAACACCATCAGATGCATGCGGCTGCCGGTGGCCATCTGTCGAAGACGGGTGAGTTCTATGAAAAGTATCTTCCGGAATCCTTGCGCCTCTGGCTCTATCGTTGGGCTGTCGATCGAGCGCATATGGATCATCTGCTGCAACGTTTTGCGGTTGTTCCTCTTTATGCCATCGCCGGGTTCTTTCATCTGGTGGAGGCGAGATGGATCGCCGGAGACGGCAAGCCGGAAACGGTTGTGCGCAGTGCGGGAGTGATCAGGGGGATCGATGCTTAA
- a CDS encoding DHH family phosphoesterase, whose translation MKVRVLYHDHCFDGAASAAFFSRFLKETRHPAAEYAYTGMAHTADQLFAESMFDGDVNAIVDFKYSPNPKLTWWFDHHQSAFLTPEDARHFHGSHNDLHFFDPAYRSCTKFIRDIARDRFNFHAPDLDDLVKWADIIDGAQYPSPEAAVELSAPATQLVLVIEAVKGSEMVQRIIGAMQTMPLEEIVKLPEIASAFAPLYERHLRSIDIIREQAVTRDGVISFDLVGKDLEGYNKFVPYFLFPGSTYTVSVSESTFRTKVSVGSSPWAKEVNHNLATICERYGGGGHPRVGAISFPVGAIDEARKAAREIVEELSR comes from the coding sequence ATGAAAGTACGAGTTCTGTACCACGATCACTGCTTTGATGGGGCTGCTAGCGCGGCCTTTTTCAGCCGTTTCCTCAAGGAAACGCGGCATCCGGCTGCCGAGTACGCCTACACCGGAATGGCGCATACCGCCGACCAGCTTTTCGCCGAATCGATGTTCGATGGCGACGTCAATGCAATTGTCGATTTCAAGTATTCTCCCAATCCCAAGCTCACCTGGTGGTTCGATCATCACCAAAGTGCGTTTTTGACTCCGGAGGATGCCCGGCACTTTCACGGCAGTCATAACGATCTCCATTTCTTCGATCCTGCCTATCGCAGTTGCACGAAGTTCATTCGTGACATTGCACGCGACCGCTTCAACTTCCATGCTCCCGATCTCGACGATCTCGTCAAATGGGCGGACATCATCGATGGCGCCCAATATCCAAGCCCGGAAGCCGCGGTTGAACTGAGCGCACCGGCCACGCAGCTTGTCCTCGTTATTGAGGCCGTCAAGGGCTCTGAGATGGTACAGCGCATCATTGGCGCCATGCAGACGATGCCTCTCGAGGAAATTGTCAAACTGCCCGAGATTGCATCCGCCTTCGCGCCTCTATACGAACGGCATCTGCGCTCGATCGACATCATCCGCGAGCAGGCCGTCACCCGCGATGGGGTGATTTCTTTCGATCTGGTGGGCAAGGATCTGGAGGGCTACAACAAGTTTGTTCCCTATTTCCTCTTCCCCGGCTCCACCTATACGGTCTCGGTGAGTGAATCGACCTTTCGCACCAAGGTGAGTGTCGGTTCGAGTCCCTGGGCCAAGGAAGTGAATCACAATCTGGCGACCATTTGCGAGCGCTACGGAGGCGGGGGACATCCACGCGTCGGAGCGATCAGCTTCCCGGTGGGCGCCATCGACGAAGCCCGCAAAGCCGCACGTGAAATTGTCGAAGAGCTGAGCCGCTAG
- a CDS encoding DUF2309 domain-containing protein: protein MEASNHLQHILEHAAHLLPAQGPIGVFIHHNTLHAFQNKAFEDAVVEAGAIFGAEAYLREDAFQAECKRGRILAEDIRHVLANEPDASVLVSGLTRSVLRERILLAAIRPVDPETVDWRLTESPEFARLHHDASEKRLFEWAEALLEDAPERSAGRKPRLLNADEAIHPLLIRLASVYLDQGVAYWPMPGREHGFWAAVSHLLGTGGAIEPLALAGVGALLRKFPADSMQAIDLALDRLGIPERDRQRYIEDEFLTMPGWAGLFHCLEKDPGLAPHIVLPCKLADYLAVRLVLVCAAKENGAVAEVVRIDSNPARARALNAYLSLGALGIDAAKALQFSESERVALRDELAAFDDLERRRIYQLAYEWRHLESVLRPLVKRRQKGLVELGERASAQVFFCIDEREESIRRHLEEVDPSVETLGAAGFFGVAMHYQGVDDAHAVDLCPVIVKAAHRVQERAQEGQEAVLAERRSQRRKLAAFLHHSVIASRTLVRGWFSTAVLGLFSIFPLIGKVMTPLGFAKVTTKLNEWFLPELRTELAFVRDDKESHDAAHGLLQGFSLSEKADRVAGTLFNAGLVGNFSRIVVVLGHGSTSLNNPHESAHDCGACGGRRGGPNGRIFAAMANHPQVRAVLVGRGIVIPEDTWFVGGYHDTCHDGITLYDLDAVPASHVEDLKRITKNLDEARARSAQERARRFEAADPHGSPSDGLLHVEERAEHLAEPRPEYGHCTNAITIVGRRALTRGMFFDRRAFLTSYDATIDTDNAALARVMGAVIPVCGGISLEYYFSLVDNERYGCGTKLPHNISGLVGVMNGATSDLRTGLPWQMVEIHEPVRILFIVETTPERLMGVIHKSAELTEFVENRWIRLSTIDPETGEANYYDRGRFHPVAPADWEIPVAKSSADWYLGKMEHLPVALIEN from the coding sequence GTGGAAGCTTCCAACCATCTGCAACACATCCTGGAACACGCTGCGCATCTTCTGCCAGCACAGGGGCCAATTGGGGTATTTATTCATCACAATACTCTTCATGCCTTTCAAAACAAAGCTTTTGAGGATGCGGTGGTGGAAGCGGGAGCGATCTTTGGCGCAGAAGCGTATCTCCGCGAAGATGCGTTTCAGGCGGAGTGCAAGCGGGGCAGGATTCTGGCCGAGGATATCCGTCATGTGCTGGCCAACGAGCCAGATGCTTCTGTTCTTGTCTCCGGGTTGACCCGCAGTGTGTTGCGCGAACGGATCTTGCTGGCGGCCATTCGGCCGGTGGATCCCGAGACTGTTGACTGGCGGCTGACCGAATCTCCGGAGTTTGCCAGGCTGCATCATGACGCGTCGGAGAAGAGGCTTTTTGAGTGGGCGGAGGCTCTTCTGGAAGATGCCCCGGAACGGAGTGCCGGCCGCAAGCCCCGATTGCTCAACGCGGACGAGGCGATTCATCCGCTGCTCATTCGTCTGGCAAGCGTTTATCTGGATCAGGGCGTCGCCTACTGGCCGATGCCGGGGCGCGAACATGGTTTCTGGGCTGCAGTTTCTCATTTGCTTGGCACCGGAGGGGCGATCGAGCCCTTAGCGCTGGCTGGTGTCGGCGCGCTTCTGCGAAAGTTCCCTGCGGATTCGATGCAAGCGATCGATTTGGCCCTGGACCGCCTGGGGATTCCAGAGCGCGATCGCCAACGCTATATCGAAGATGAATTTTTGACGATGCCCGGCTGGGCTGGTCTTTTCCATTGCCTGGAGAAGGATCCTGGGCTCGCTCCGCACATCGTTCTGCCTTGCAAGCTGGCTGATTATCTGGCGGTGCGGCTTGTGCTTGTCTGTGCCGCAAAGGAAAACGGCGCGGTTGCAGAAGTGGTCCGTATCGATTCCAATCCGGCGCGGGCGCGGGCGCTGAACGCCTACCTATCACTTGGTGCGTTGGGCATTGACGCTGCGAAGGCGCTGCAATTCTCTGAATCCGAACGTGTGGCTTTGCGGGATGAACTGGCTGCTTTCGATGACCTGGAGCGCCGCCGGATCTATCAGCTTGCTTATGAATGGCGCCATCTCGAATCTGTTCTGCGTCCGCTTGTGAAGCGGCGCCAGAAGGGTCTGGTGGAACTCGGCGAGCGCGCCTCGGCGCAGGTCTTCTTCTGTATTGATGAGCGGGAGGAATCGATTCGCCGCCATCTGGAAGAGGTGGATCCGAGCGTGGAAACGCTGGGCGCCGCGGGCTTTTTTGGCGTTGCGATGCACTACCAGGGCGTCGATGATGCACATGCCGTCGATCTGTGTCCTGTGATCGTCAAAGCTGCGCATCGGGTGCAGGAACGCGCGCAGGAGGGGCAAGAAGCGGTGCTTGCCGAGCGTCGCTCCCAGCGCCGGAAACTGGCTGCCTTTCTTCATCATTCGGTCATTGCCTCGCGTACCCTGGTGCGGGGTTGGTTCAGCACTGCGGTGCTGGGGCTGTTCAGCATTTTCCCCTTGATCGGGAAGGTGATGACGCCGCTTGGTTTTGCCAAGGTGACTACGAAGTTGAATGAGTGGTTTCTTCCCGAATTGCGCACAGAGCTTGCTTTTGTCCGGGACGACAAAGAATCTCACGATGCGGCACATGGCCTGTTGCAGGGTTTTTCCTTGAGTGAGAAAGCGGATCGCGTAGCCGGCACTTTGTTTAACGCAGGACTGGTCGGAAATTTTTCCCGGATTGTTGTTGTTCTTGGGCACGGGTCGACTTCGCTGAATAATCCGCATGAGTCCGCGCATGATTGCGGCGCCTGCGGGGGCCGCCGCGGTGGTCCGAACGGGCGTATTTTCGCGGCGATGGCGAATCATCCCCAAGTGCGTGCTGTGTTGGTTGGCCGGGGCATTGTGATCCCAGAGGACACCTGGTTTGTAGGGGGCTATCACGATACCTGCCATGACGGGATCACTCTTTATGACCTGGATGCCGTACCTGCTTCGCATGTAGAAGACCTGAAGAGGATTACGAAGAATCTTGATGAGGCGCGGGCGCGCAGTGCGCAGGAACGCGCCCGCCGCTTTGAGGCCGCCGATCCCCATGGCAGTCCTTCTGATGGGCTGCTGCATGTTGAGGAGCGCGCCGAGCATCTGGCGGAACCTCGCCCAGAGTATGGGCATTGTACAAATGCCATTACCATCGTGGGCCGCCGCGCCTTGACCCGCGGTATGTTCTTTGACCGGCGGGCCTTCCTCACCTCGTACGACGCGACGATTGACACCGACAACGCGGCGCTGGCGCGCGTGATGGGAGCTGTGATTCCCGTCTGTGGCGGGATCAGTCTTGAGTACTACTTCAGCCTGGTCGATAACGAGCGCTATGGTTGTGGCACGAAGCTGCCGCACAACATCAGCGGTCTGGTCGGCGTGATGAATGGGGCGACGAGCGATCTCCGCACCGGACTTCCGTGGCAGATGGTCGAGATCCATGAGCCTGTCCGCATCCTTTTTATTGTGGAAACCACGCCGGAGCGTTTGATGGGCGTGATCCACAAGAGCGCGGAACTGACGGAGTTTGTCGAGAATCGTTGGATCCGGCTGAGCACGATTGACCCGGAAACCGGAGAGGCGAACTACTACGATCGTGGCCGCTTTCATCCGGTTGCTCCGGCAGATTGGGAGATTCCGGTGGCCAAGAGTTCGGCGGACTGGTATCTCGGAAAAATGGAGCATCTCCCGGTCGCTTTGATCGAGAACTAA
- a CDS encoding proton-conducting transporter membrane subunit — protein MLNPSLRYISVAGTLGIAALICAAAYAGLGLKLDSFNGILIAIYTALVVAQVWSLPKKELSGSMMVSVFALQAGTLLVYTSDAMPVLAAGWLLSAIPMIWTRDADGERWGLPALALIMSFLALLVAIFVLPEPGMHRWAFGAFTLALVFRKGIFPAQSWVPAAFERKPLWLANLTVNGHLGAVLAARVAIPLLVDDARSFTQLVSGFALMTAIGSALAALREKRPRRILAWLFSSQAAIILAGLESADVEGIAGSYVHMIVVTLATTALVIVYQSVEARFGGNLSAEHYSGLASRMPRLAAFFIVTGLALVGLPGTLGFPAEDLLLHGTMSVHPLIGIVLPLSTALNAWNLFRLYSRIFLGKGARAVPEMVDALPRERWVLTAFAAALILGGLAPQFIVNSRTHAAESLKQFLIPVPSIASLR, from the coding sequence ATGCTTAATCCGAGTCTTCGTTACATCAGCGTAGCTGGCACGCTGGGAATCGCTGCGTTGATCTGCGCCGCGGCCTATGCCGGGCTTGGTTTGAAGCTGGATTCGTTCAACGGCATTCTGATTGCGATCTACACCGCACTTGTCGTGGCGCAAGTCTGGTCTTTGCCGAAGAAGGAGTTGAGCGGGAGCATGATGGTTTCCGTGTTTGCGTTGCAGGCGGGCACGCTGCTGGTCTACACCTCAGATGCCATGCCTGTGCTGGCAGCGGGGTGGTTGCTGAGCGCGATTCCGATGATCTGGACACGCGATGCGGATGGCGAACGTTGGGGGCTTCCTGCGCTGGCTCTGATCATGAGTTTCCTGGCGCTACTGGTTGCGATTTTTGTGCTGCCCGAGCCGGGGATGCATCGCTGGGCCTTTGGCGCTTTTACGCTGGCACTGGTTTTCCGCAAAGGGATCTTTCCGGCCCAGTCCTGGGTGCCCGCCGCATTCGAGCGCAAGCCGCTGTGGCTTGCCAACCTGACCGTGAACGGCCATCTGGGGGCGGTTCTGGCGGCGCGCGTGGCGATTCCTTTGCTGGTGGACGATGCGCGCAGTTTTACGCAACTGGTGAGTGGTTTTGCCTTGATGACGGCGATCGGTTCTGCGTTGGCGGCGCTGCGCGAGAAGCGGCCCCGCCGCATTCTGGCCTGGCTATTCTCGAGCCAGGCGGCGATCATTCTTGCGGGGCTGGAGAGTGCCGATGTCGAAGGGATCGCGGGCTCTTACGTGCATATGATCGTCGTGACGCTGGCAACTACCGCACTGGTGATTGTCTACCAGAGTGTGGAGGCCCGCTTTGGCGGCAATCTAAGCGCGGAACACTATTCCGGGCTCGCCTCACGCATGCCGCGGCTCGCGGCATTTTTTATCGTTACCGGACTGGCGCTGGTGGGCCTTCCCGGAACGCTGGGTTTTCCGGCGGAGGACTTATTGCTACATGGCACGATGAGCGTGCATCCGTTGATCGGGATTGTGTTGCCGCTTTCTACGGCGTTGAACGCCTGGAACCTGTTCCGGTTGTACTCGCGTATCTTCCTTGGCAAGGGCGCGCGTGCCGTGCCCGAGATGGTGGATGCCCTGCCACGCGAGCGCTGGGTGCTGACGGCCTTTGCGGCGGCGTTGATCCTGGGTGGGCTGGCGCCTCAATTCATCGTCAATAGCCGCACGCATGCTGCTGAGTCTTTGAAGCAGTTTCTGATTCCGGTTCCATCAATCGCTTCGCTCCGTTAG
- a CDS encoding DEAD/DEAH box helicase — MDQFSDLPLSELLQRNLAANNLKTPTPVQAKAIPPALTGSNIVATAQTGTGKTLAFLLPILQSLSQNPVKGVQAVIMTPTRELAIQIHEAFMKLAKDTGLRATVVVGGLNEGKQLFEIQRGSQVLVATPGRLFDFIGRKLVKLGNTKFVVLDEADRMLDMGFLPVIEQILSQIPIQRQTLFFSATIERSIVPLIAKHVPNPVRVEIGATTKPGADIDLHVYEVEAHRKLGLLRHLLEQKQGSFLVFARTKHSTDRLAKRLARTGIKTAAIHGDRTQSQRRQALEGFKDGYYRVLVATDVAARGIHVDGIEHVVNFDLPQAPEDFIHRAGRTGRAGQKGTASTFATSGERGAIRQIERAIKTTMPRQEVPRELPADPADGPADSFGDRDRGYSRDGYAREKTPPTPYQVKKAAKAHSPKPKHSFIKGKKINGNTKGGPNVGRKAFA; from the coding sequence ATGGATCAATTTTCCGACCTCCCTTTATCCGAGTTGTTACAGCGAAATCTCGCGGCAAACAACTTGAAGACGCCTACTCCCGTACAAGCAAAGGCCATTCCGCCCGCGCTCACGGGTTCTAATATAGTTGCTACCGCGCAGACCGGCACCGGCAAGACGCTTGCGTTCTTGCTTCCGATTCTGCAATCGCTCTCACAAAATCCGGTTAAGGGTGTTCAGGCCGTCATTATGACGCCGACCCGTGAACTCGCCATCCAGATCCACGAAGCTTTCATGAAGCTGGCCAAGGATACGGGATTGCGCGCCACGGTCGTCGTTGGCGGACTGAATGAGGGCAAGCAGTTGTTCGAAATCCAGCGTGGCAGCCAGGTTCTGGTTGCCACCCCGGGACGCCTCTTCGATTTCATCGGCCGCAAGCTGGTGAAACTCGGCAACACGAAGTTCGTGGTGCTCGATGAAGCCGACCGCATGCTGGACATGGGCTTCCTGCCTGTGATCGAACAGATTCTGTCGCAGATTCCGATCCAACGTCAGACTTTGTTCTTCTCCGCGACAATCGAGCGATCGATTGTACCGCTCATCGCCAAGCATGTGCCCAACCCGGTGCGTGTCGAAATCGGTGCGACGACAAAGCCAGGCGCGGATATCGACCTTCATGTCTACGAAGTAGAAGCGCATCGTAAGCTGGGCTTGCTGCGCCATCTGCTGGAGCAAAAGCAGGGTTCATTCCTTGTCTTTGCGCGCACCAAGCATTCGACAGACCGTCTCGCCAAGCGCCTTGCGCGTACCGGCATCAAGACGGCTGCGATTCATGGTGATCGTACGCAGAGCCAGCGCCGGCAGGCGCTCGAAGGTTTCAAAGACGGTTACTACCGTGTTCTGGTCGCCACCGACGTTGCCGCTCGCGGCATCCACGTGGATGGTATTGAACACGTTGTGAACTTCGACCTTCCGCAGGCTCCCGAAGACTTCATCCATCGCGCAGGCCGTACCGGTCGCGCCGGTCAGAAGGGTACTGCTTCGACGTTTGCCACCAGTGGCGAGCGTGGAGCGATCCGCCAGATCGAGCGCGCCATCAAGACGACCATGCCGCGTCAGGAAGTTCCTCGGGAACTGCCCGCCGATCCGGCGGATGGACCAGCGGATTCGTTTGGAGATCGTGACCGTGGTTATTCTCGTGACGGCTATGCCCGCGAGAAAACGCCTCCGACGCCTTACCAGGTGAAGAAGGCCGCCAAGGCACACAGCCCGAAGCCGAAGCATTCTTTCATTAAAGGAAAGAAGATCAACGGCAACACCAAGGGTGGTCCGAACGTAGGCCGCAAGGCTTTCGCTTAA
- a CDS encoding RNA recognition motif domain-containing protein, with amino-acid sequence MTNLYVGNLSFHTTEDQLMGIFQEFGAVERVNVVTDRMTGQPRGFAFVEMTNRNEAENAISGLDGRELDGRNLTVNEARPKTDGPRGGGRPGGGGGRPGGGGGRPGGGGGGFRKGRY; translated from the coding sequence ATGACGAACCTCTATGTTGGAAACCTGAGTTTCCACACGACCGAAGATCAGTTGATGGGGATCTTCCAAGAATTTGGCGCGGTGGAACGCGTGAACGTAGTAACCGACCGTATGACGGGTCAGCCCCGCGGCTTCGCCTTCGTTGAAATGACGAACCGCAATGAAGCCGAGAATGCAATCTCTGGTCTTGACGGCCGCGAACTCGATGGCCGCAATTTGACAGTAAACGAAGCTCGCCCGAAGACCGACGGTCCTCGTGGTGGCGGTCGCCCTGGTGGCGGCGGTGGCCGTCCTGGTGGCGGTGGTGGACGTCCCGGTGGCGGCGGCGGCGGTTTCCGCAAGGGTCGTTACTAG